In the Helianthus annuus cultivar XRQ/B chromosome 11, HanXRQr2.0-SUNRISE, whole genome shotgun sequence genome, one interval contains:
- the LOC110891298 gene encoding alpha carbonic anhydrase 7 — protein MCISSRIRSLLVLLIVLFPISIYAQEVQDEREFDYDKASGKGPEKWGKIHKEWSACNNGKMQSPIDLSNKRVDVVHKSKKLLRNYKPSTAVIINRGHDIEVHWEGHAGSIKINGTIYALKQAHWHSPSEHTINKKRYSLELHMVHKSVDPTSKHQIAVIAILYKIGKPNRFLSKLARNITSLVNQENEHRHPGVIDPREIHMSCRRYYNYIGSLTVPPCTEGVIWTISKKVRTVSLDQVKLLREAVHDHAAKNARPLQPDHKRGIQLIGP, from the exons ATGTGCATTAGTTCAAGAATCAGATCTCTACTAGTTCTACTTATTGTTTTGTTTCCCATTTCGATCTATGCCCAAGAAGTTC aGGATGAGAGGGAGTTTGATTACGATAAAGCGAGCGGAAAAGGACCCGAGAAATGGGGGAAAATACACAAAGAATGGTCTGCTTGTAACAATGGCAAAATGCAATCTCCAATTGACTTGTCAAATAAGAGAGTTGATGTTGTTCACAAATCAAAGAAGCTGTTGAGGAACTACAAGCCAAGCACTGCAGTAATAATTAACCGTGGCCATGATATAGAG GTTCATTGGGAGGGCCATGCAGGTTCGATCAAAATAAATGGAACGATTTACGCTCTTAAACAAGCCCATTGGCACTCGCCTTCCGAGCATACAATCAATAAAAAAAG GTACTCACTCGAGCTACACATGGTTCATAAGAGCGTCGATCCAACCTCCAAACACCAAATTGCAGTCATTGCTATtctttacaaaattggaaaaccaAACCGCTTCCTCTCTAAG TTGGCTCGAAACATAACATCATTGGTGAACCAAGAAAATGAACATAGACACCCGGGTGTGATCGACCCGAGAGAGATTCATATGAGTTGCCGAAGGTACTATAACTATATTGGCTCACTCACTGTGCCTCCATGTACGGAAGGGGTCATTTGGACCATTAGCAAGAAG GTGAGGACGGTCTCGCTTGATCAAGTTAAATTACTTCGCGAGGCAGTTCATGAT CATGCAGCGAAAAATGCAAGACCACTGCAACCTGACCATAAGAGGGGCATCCAGCTTATTGGTCCATAG